The proteins below come from a single Caenibius sp. WL genomic window:
- a CDS encoding cytochrome P450 — protein MNAPAPIPDHVPAELVVPFDFRNDEAIRQDPYGYIAGLKDCPDIFFSPDLGGYWVVRPSAAIGEVFSDHERFTATSLAIPKRDSSVVLIPNNFDPPKHTKYRKAMANSLFSPRALATIDADTRDFTLKLFEAFAPGRCEFVSEFAYKLPIDTFLNLMGADLSLRDQCLSWIKLIFRGRTVEETNQGFIEAYTWVSQWLEEQLADPSRNSGSMFQALAQMTIDGEKPAFDDLRAMTLMLFSGGLDTITSQMTHIMRFLAESPAHRQYLLDKPEEIPVALEELLRRFGISFIGRAAAKDQTFHGVFMKQGDVVCAGTPIAGLDPDEWEDPLAVDFQRGGGKRVKHLGFGAGPHLCIGAYLARKQLTIMMEELLLRMPNLRIAADTEAIENAAGATMMLRSLPLEWDVAG, from the coding sequence GTGAATGCCCCTGCCCCGATCCCTGACCATGTCCCGGCCGAACTGGTCGTCCCGTTCGACTTCCGCAACGACGAGGCCATCCGGCAGGACCCCTACGGCTATATCGCCGGTCTGAAAGATTGCCCGGACATCTTCTTCTCCCCTGATCTCGGGGGGTATTGGGTCGTACGCCCCTCGGCGGCGATCGGTGAGGTCTTTTCCGATCACGAACGGTTCACGGCAACTTCCCTTGCCATTCCCAAGCGCGATTCATCGGTGGTCCTGATCCCCAACAATTTCGATCCGCCCAAGCACACCAAGTATCGCAAGGCGATGGCAAACAGCCTGTTCTCGCCTCGGGCTCTGGCAACGATCGATGCGGACACGCGCGATTTCACGCTGAAACTGTTCGAGGCATTCGCCCCGGGTCGCTGCGAATTCGTATCCGAATTCGCTTATAAACTGCCGATCGACACGTTCCTCAACCTGATGGGCGCGGACCTGTCCTTGCGCGATCAGTGCCTGTCATGGATCAAGCTGATCTTTCGGGGGCGCACGGTCGAAGAAACCAATCAGGGCTTCATCGAAGCCTACACCTGGGTCAGCCAATGGCTTGAGGAACAGCTTGCCGATCCGTCGCGCAACAGCGGCAGCATGTTCCAGGCGCTGGCACAAATGACCATCGATGGCGAAAAGCCTGCGTTCGACGATCTGCGCGCGATGACGCTGATGCTGTTTTCCGGCGGGCTGGACACGATCACTTCGCAGATGACGCATATCATGCGCTTTCTCGCGGAAAGCCCGGCCCATCGCCAATACCTGCTCGACAAGCCGGAGGAAATCCCGGTGGCGCTCGAAGAACTGCTCCGCCGGTTCGGCATTTCCTTTATCGGTCGGGCGGCCGCCAAGGATCAGACGTTCCATGGCGTGTTCATGAAGCAAGGCGATGTGGTGTGCGCAGGCACGCCGATTGCGGGACTGGATCCCGACGAGTGGGAGGATCCGCTGGCGGTCGATTTCCAGCGCGGCGGCGGGAAGCGGGTCAAGCACCTCGGCTTCGGCGCAGGCCCGCATCTGTGCATAGGCGCCTATCTCGCCCGCAAGCAGCTCACGATCATGATGGAGGAACTGCTGCTGCGCATGCCCAACCTGCGCATCGCCGCCGATACCGAGGCGATCGAAAATGCGGCTGGAGCGACGATGATGCTCCGTTCTCTGCCGCTCGAATGGGATGTCGCGGGCTGA
- the ccoO gene encoding cytochrome-c oxidase, cbb3-type subunit II produces MVSVTQQHRKLERNVTLLGAFAFVAVAIGGIVEIAPLFWIDNTIEKVKGMRPYTPLEQAGRDIYIREGCYTCHSQMIRPFRDEVERYGHYSLAAESMYDHPFQWGSKRTGPDLARVGGRYSDEWHVQHLKDPRAVVTGSVMPTYAFLADKDLNLRDPAASLRALRRVGVPYTDKDIEMAMADLKAQADPDADAGDLEKRYPKAQIRDFDGDPNRLTEMDALVAYLQVLGTLVDVNAAAAQEVLAKEKGR; encoded by the coding sequence ATGGTCAGTGTTACCCAGCAGCACAGAAAGCTGGAACGCAACGTCACCTTGCTTGGCGCCTTCGCCTTCGTCGCGGTGGCGATCGGCGGCATCGTGGAAATCGCTCCGCTGTTCTGGATCGACAACACGATCGAGAAAGTCAAAGGCATGCGGCCCTACACCCCGCTCGAACAGGCCGGGCGCGACATCTATATCCGCGAAGGGTGCTACACCTGCCACAGCCAGATGATCCGCCCTTTCCGGGATGAGGTCGAACGGTACGGGCACTACAGCCTGGCGGCGGAATCGATGTACGATCATCCGTTCCAGTGGGGTTCGAAGCGCACCGGCCCTGATCTTGCCCGGGTCGGCGGGCGCTATTCGGACGAATGGCATGTCCAGCACCTGAAAGACCCGCGCGCGGTCGTCACCGGAAGCGTGATGCCGACTTATGCCTTCCTGGCGGACAAGGATCTCAACCTGCGCGATCCGGCCGCCAGCTTGCGCGCGCTGCGGCGGGTGGGCGTTCCCTATACCGATAAGGATATCGAGATGGCGATGGCCGATCTCAAGGCACAGGCCGATCCTGATGCCGATGCCGGCGATCTCGAAAAACGCTATCCCAAAGCGCAGATTCGCGATTTCGATGGCGATCCCAACCGGTTGACCGAAATGGATGCGCTCGTCGCCTATTTGCAAGTTCTGGGCACGCTGGTGGATGTGAACGCGGCGGCAGCACAAGAAGTTCTGGCGAAGGAGAAAGGGCGATGA
- a CDS encoding DMT family transporter, with translation MTAHIGVGQRSHWVSYVSLAFVMLFWSGNFIVGRAVHGAIPPFTLALVRWTGAALLVLPFALPRLRADWQIVRRHWRITLLLGVAGVGGFNAFVYSGLRYTTASNGLLLQAAVPALVLAFNRAIFGQRSAAVQIVGVILSMIGVALIVLRGHLEALLGLTINFGDLLVLCGVICWAAYTSLLRIRPPCHPLSFLLATFLIAIATMLPLAVGEYLGGQRVRWDTATFGAFAYVAVFPSLLAYLMYNAAVRDLGAGPAGQTITLMPLFGAALAALLLDEKLYGFHLAGMAVILIGIVLGAWADAHQRKALHRT, from the coding sequence ATGACGGCGCACATCGGAGTAGGCCAGCGGTCGCATTGGGTTTCCTATGTGTCGCTCGCTTTCGTCATGCTGTTCTGGTCGGGCAATTTCATTGTCGGCCGCGCGGTGCACGGCGCGATTCCGCCGTTCACGCTCGCGCTCGTGCGCTGGACCGGCGCGGCCTTGCTCGTCCTCCCTTTCGCGCTGCCGCGTTTGCGCGCGGATTGGCAGATCGTCCGTCGGCATTGGCGGATCACGCTGCTGCTGGGCGTGGCCGGGGTCGGCGGGTTCAATGCTTTCGTCTATTCGGGGCTCCGCTACACCACGGCCAGCAATGGCCTGCTGTTGCAGGCCGCGGTGCCCGCGCTGGTGCTCGCTTTCAATCGCGCGATCTTCGGGCAGAGATCCGCCGCCGTGCAGATCGTGGGCGTGATCCTTTCGATGATCGGTGTGGCGCTGATCGTGCTACGCGGCCATCTGGAAGCGCTTCTCGGCCTGACGATCAATTTCGGCGATCTTCTGGTTCTGTGCGGGGTGATCTGCTGGGCGGCTTACACCAGCCTGCTGCGTATCCGTCCGCCGTGTCACCCGCTCAGTTTCCTGCTGGCGACGTTCCTGATCGCCATCGCCACTATGCTGCCGCTGGCGGTGGGGGAATATCTCGGCGGGCAACGCGTCCGTTGGGATACGGCGACATTCGGCGCTTTCGCCTATGTCGCGGTGTTCCCGTCTCTGCTCGCCTATCTGATGTACAATGCGGCAGTGCGCGATCTGGGCGCAGGCCCCGCCGGGCAGACGATCACGCTCATGCCCTTGTTCGGGGCCGCGCTGGCCGCGCTGCTGCTGGATGAGAAGCTCTATGGCTTCCATCTGGCCGGCATGGCGGTGATCCTGATCGGTATCGTGCTCGGTGCATGGGCCGACGCCCACCAGCGGAAAGCGCTGCATCGGACATAA
- a CDS encoding SMP-30/gluconolactonase/LRE family protein, with the protein MIDVSICVDCTNTLGEGPVWDGAEQRLYWVDSMAPQIWRCAADGSDVRTWELPATIGSLALRQDGGAVVALETGLHFFDFATGALEPLHHPEAGKDNVRLNDGKVDSRGRFIVGSLDMTAILEPTTHEARRGTLYRLDTDLTLHTLDHRIANSNGPCWSPDSQVFYFTDSVDDTISCYDWDEASGTPANRRDFAKLEPASIPDGATVDAEGYLWSTLNGAFSGRGELRRFAPDGTLDRVVPLPSTKPTSLTFGGPDCDIVFVTTMSIPGQFPETPYDGRLLAVRGLGVKGLPGHRFGG; encoded by the coding sequence ATGATCGATGTCAGCATATGTGTGGATTGCACCAACACGCTGGGGGAAGGCCCTGTATGGGACGGGGCGGAACAACGCCTTTACTGGGTCGACAGCATGGCCCCGCAAATCTGGCGCTGCGCGGCCGATGGTTCGGACGTGCGGACATGGGAATTGCCCGCCACGATCGGTTCGCTCGCCCTGCGGCAGGATGGGGGCGCGGTCGTGGCGCTGGAAACCGGGCTGCATTTCTTCGATTTCGCAACCGGCGCGCTGGAGCCCCTCCATCATCCCGAAGCGGGCAAGGACAATGTCCGGCTGAACGATGGCAAAGTCGACAGCCGGGGCCGGTTCATTGTCGGTTCTCTCGACATGACGGCGATTCTGGAACCGACGACGCATGAGGCGCGGCGCGGCACGCTTTATCGGCTTGATACCGATCTCACCTTGCACACGCTCGATCACCGGATCGCCAATTCCAACGGCCCGTGCTGGAGCCCCGACAGCCAGGTGTTCTATTTCACCGACTCGGTCGATGACACGATCTCCTGTTACGATTGGGACGAAGCCAGCGGCACCCCCGCGAACCGGCGCGATTTCGCGAAGCTCGAACCTGCTTCGATCCCGGATGGCGCGACGGTGGATGCCGAAGGCTATCTCTGGAGCACACTCAACGGCGCTTTCAGTGGGCGCGGGGAACTGCGACGCTTTGCCCCGGACGGCACGTTGGACCGCGTCGTGCCATTGCCTTCGACCAAGCCCACCAGCCTGACCTTCGGCGGCCCCGATTGCGATATCGTGTTCGTCACCACCATGAGCATACCCGGGCAGTTTCCGGAAACGCCCTATGACGGCAGGCTGCTGGCGGTGCGAGGGTTGGGGGTCAAAGGGCTTCCGGGGCATCGTTTCGGGGGATAG
- a CDS encoding alpha/beta hydrolase: MSQRSRLHYVDWGNPDAPLLILIHGNKDHCRSWDGVARHLCDRWHVVAPDLRGHGDSDWSPEGRYDFSSLTYDLAQFVFELGASRAAIVAHSMGAHVALRYAGVYPETLSHLVAVEAVGAPGDLEKQYRQRSVADRYRHWIDTRRAAADRTVRTFASVDEAQARMQSENPWMTAEQARHLTIHGLRRSETGHYKWKFDTCLGLWPAADNTEEEVFSLWRRIACPTLLIYGSESWQSRMGDDLVRHVPDVRRIDMARSNHWPQHDNRERFLTEITAFLET; the protein is encoded by the coding sequence ATGTCGCAGCGTTCGCGGCTGCACTACGTCGACTGGGGCAATCCGGATGCGCCCCTGCTGATCCTCATCCACGGGAACAAGGATCATTGCCGCAGTTGGGATGGGGTGGCCCGGCATCTCTGTGATCGCTGGCATGTGGTTGCTCCCGATCTGCGCGGGCATGGGGATAGCGACTGGTCCCCGGAAGGGCGGTACGATTTTTCCAGCCTGACTTACGATCTGGCGCAGTTCGTGTTCGAACTGGGCGCATCCCGCGCCGCCATCGTGGCGCATTCGATGGGGGCGCATGTCGCGTTGCGCTATGCCGGGGTCTATCCCGAAACGCTTTCGCATCTGGTCGCGGTGGAGGCGGTGGGGGCGCCCGGCGATCTGGAGAAACAGTACCGCCAGCGTTCGGTAGCCGACCGCTATCGCCACTGGATCGACACACGGCGCGCCGCGGCTGACCGCACCGTGCGGACTTTCGCATCGGTCGATGAAGCGCAGGCCCGGATGCAGTCGGAAAACCCTTGGATGACCGCCGAACAGGCCCGCCATCTGACTATCCATGGTCTGCGCCGCAGCGAAACCGGCCACTACAAGTGGAAGTTCGACACATGCCTGGGGTTGTGGCCGGCGGCGGACAACACCGAAGAAGAAGTGTTCAGCCTGTGGCGACGCATCGCCTGCCCGACGCTGTTGATCTACGGATCGGAAAGCTGGCAATCGCGCATGGGGGACGACCTCGTTCGCCATGTCCCCGATGTGCGGCGGATCGATATGGCCCGTTCCAACCACTGGCCCCAACATGACAATCGGGAACGGTTCCTGACGGAAATCACCGCTTTCCTTGAAACGTAA
- a CDS encoding PLP-dependent aminotransferase family protein → MAHWRPQLANGDGPVYERLLHALERDVRAGHLRPGDRLPPHRDLAHSLSVSVGTVSRAYVEAERRGLISSHVGRGSFVAQGAVPGQPEPDNAIIDMAQNAPPLAPSERWMSEGLARLRLRADLADCVNYAPPEGLPAVRHAGASWLQRRHGLVRASADRIIQCNGGQHGLALAFSALARPGDTILCEAATYAGIKTLAGHSGYRLHGVAMDQGGIAPEAIARAARDTGARVLVVIPTLQNPTTVTLDAGRRAEIANVARKHDLLIVEDEAYRAFAHENAPASLAELAPERTLMVAGVSKAIAPGLRLGFLVPPEDDTIRNRLLVGLRALGYSPPTINALLFSQWEQDGTADRIADDVVAESDIRTRLAQDILGNALATPGAGRSLHLWLPMPMIAAERFTAQALRAGVALTPPDGPAVTADAPSGVRLCLGGVRNRDTLERALRCLHGLLQPGSGDSALGLV, encoded by the coding sequence ATGGCACATTGGCGACCGCAGCTGGCGAACGGAGACGGCCCGGTTTACGAACGCCTGCTTCACGCACTCGAACGCGATGTGCGCGCGGGGCATTTGCGCCCGGGGGACCGGCTGCCGCCTCACCGGGACCTAGCGCACAGCCTGTCCGTCAGCGTGGGTACGGTCAGCCGTGCCTATGTCGAAGCCGAACGGCGCGGGTTGATTTCCAGCCATGTGGGGCGCGGTTCGTTCGTGGCCCAAGGCGCCGTGCCGGGCCAACCGGAACCGGACAACGCGATTATCGACATGGCGCAGAACGCTCCGCCTCTCGCCCCGTCCGAACGCTGGATGAGCGAAGGGCTCGCGCGGTTGCGGTTGCGCGCCGATCTTGCCGACTGCGTCAACTACGCCCCGCCAGAAGGGCTTCCGGCGGTACGGCACGCGGGCGCATCGTGGCTGCAACGGCGGCACGGGCTGGTACGTGCGAGCGCCGACCGCATTATCCAGTGCAACGGGGGGCAGCATGGGCTGGCGCTGGCCTTTTCGGCCCTGGCCCGGCCGGGCGATACGATCCTGTGCGAGGCGGCGACCTATGCCGGGATCAAGACTCTGGCCGGCCATTCGGGCTATCGGCTGCACGGTGTGGCGATGGACCAGGGCGGCATCGCACCCGAAGCGATTGCCCGCGCCGCGCGGGATACCGGGGCCAGAGTGCTGGTGGTGATCCCGACCTTGCAAAATCCCACCACGGTCACGCTCGATGCCGGGCGGCGGGCCGAGATCGCCAACGTGGCGCGCAAGCACGATCTGCTTATCGTGGAAGATGAAGCCTATCGTGCCTTTGCCCATGAGAATGCGCCTGCGAGCCTCGCCGAACTGGCACCGGAACGCACTTTGATGGTTGCGGGCGTTTCCAAGGCCATCGCGCCGGGCCTCCGGCTCGGTTTCCTCGTCCCGCCGGAAGACGATACGATCCGCAACCGGTTGCTCGTGGGCCTGCGGGCATTGGGCTACAGCCCGCCGACGATCAACGCCCTGCTGTTCAGCCAGTGGGAACAGGACGGCACGGCCGACCGGATCGCGGACGATGTGGTGGCGGAATCCGATATCCGCACGCGGCTGGCCCAGGATATCCTGGGGAATGCCCTGGCCACGCCCGGCGCGGGGCGCAGCCTGCACCTGTGGTTGCCGATGCCGATGATCGCGGCGGAACGGTTTACCGCTCAGGCGCTGCGCGCCGGTGTGGCGCTCACCCCGCCGGATGGCCCGGCGGTCACAGCGGATGCCCCTTCCGGTGTCCGGCTCTGTCTTGGCGGTGTGCGCAATCGCGACACTCTTGAACGGGCGCTGCGATGCCTGCATGGCCTGCTGCAACCGGGCAGCGGCGACAGCGCATTGGGGCTTGTCTGA
- a CDS encoding cbb3-type cytochrome c oxidase subunit 3, protein MSDHSLYDFLRHLADSWGLVVMVIAFVILAAWPFRPSARERNRKAANLIFKDKNDG, encoded by the coding sequence ATGAGCGATCATTCGCTGTACGATTTCCTGCGCCATCTGGCCGATAGCTGGGGGCTGGTGGTGATGGTTATCGCATTCGTGATCCTCGCCGCATGGCCCTTCCGCCCCAGCGCGCGCGAACGCAACCGCAAGGCGGCCAATCTGATTTTCAAGGACAAGAACGATGGCTAA
- the ccoN gene encoding cytochrome-c oxidase, cbb3-type subunit I, whose protein sequence is MERIVARAGIWFAVVLLAVMAAATARDAGFAVHMIIVAAAALIGLWFAISKPDFTAILSGIMPGKPDQSQYDDDPVRWGVIATVFWSIVGFVAGLAIALQLAYPLLNLEPYLSFGRLRPLHTSGVVFAFGGNVLIATSFYIVQRTCRARLAFPALARFVLWGYQLFIILAATGYLLGITQSKEYAEPEWYVDLWLTVVWVAYGVVFIGTILKRKEPHIYVANWFFLSFIITIAMLHILNNLAMPVSIVGAQSYSAFSGVQDALIQWWYGHNAVAFFLTVPFLAMMYYFVPKQAQRPIYSYRLSILHFWSLIFLYIWAGPHHLHYTALPDWAQTLGMVFSVMLWMPSWGGMINGLMTLNGAWDKVRTDPIIRMMVMALAFYGMATFEGPMLSIKAVNSLSHYTDWTIGHVHAGALGWNGMISFAAIYYLAPRLWNRERLYSLRMVNWHFWLATLGIVFYAASMWVAGVTQGLMWREYGTDGYLVNSFVDTVVALHPMYLLRAFGGGLYLAGGVIMVINVWRTIQGRQRDEAPMSTAPYDAAADRPIAPAPAE, encoded by the coding sequence ATGGAAAGGATCGTTGCGCGTGCCGGCATCTGGTTCGCGGTCGTTCTGCTCGCCGTCATGGCAGCAGCAACCGCGCGGGATGCCGGTTTCGCCGTTCATATGATCATCGTTGCGGCCGCAGCCCTGATCGGGCTGTGGTTCGCCATCAGCAAGCCCGATTTTACGGCCATTCTCAGCGGCATCATGCCCGGGAAACCCGATCAATCGCAGTATGACGACGATCCGGTGCGCTGGGGCGTGATCGCCACGGTGTTCTGGAGCATCGTCGGCTTCGTGGCCGGTCTCGCCATCGCGCTCCAGCTTGCCTACCCTCTGCTCAATCTGGAACCTTACCTCAGCTTCGGGCGTCTGCGGCCGTTGCACACCTCGGGGGTCGTCTTCGCTTTCGGCGGCAACGTGCTGATCGCGACATCTTTCTACATCGTGCAGCGCACCTGCCGGGCACGGCTTGCCTTCCCCGCGCTCGCCCGGTTCGTTCTCTGGGGTTACCAGCTGTTCATCATCCTCGCGGCGACCGGCTATCTTCTGGGGATCACCCAGTCCAAGGAATACGCCGAACCCGAATGGTACGTCGATCTGTGGCTGACAGTCGTCTGGGTCGCCTATGGCGTGGTGTTCATCGGTACGATCCTGAAGCGCAAGGAGCCGCATATCTATGTGGCGAACTGGTTCTTCCTGTCCTTCATCATCACTATCGCGATGCTGCACATCCTCAACAATCTGGCGATGCCGGTATCGATTGTGGGGGCGCAGTCCTATTCCGCGTTCTCAGGGGTGCAGGACGCTCTTATCCAGTGGTGGTACGGGCATAACGCGGTCGCCTTCTTCCTGACCGTACCGTTCCTCGCCATGATGTACTACTTCGTGCCCAAGCAGGCGCAACGGCCGATCTACAGCTATCGTCTGTCGATTCTCCATTTCTGGTCGCTGATTTTCCTCTACATCTGGGCCGGGCCGCACCATCTTCACTACACGGCGCTGCCCGACTGGGCGCAGACGCTCGGCATGGTGTTCTCGGTGATGCTGTGGATGCCGAGCTGGGGCGGCATGATCAACGGCCTGATGACGCTCAACGGCGCATGGGACAAAGTGCGCACCGACCCGATTATCCGCATGATGGTCATGGCGCTCGCCTTCTATGGCATGGCGACGTTCGAAGGGCCGATGCTCAGCATCAAGGCCGTCAATTCGCTGTCGCACTATACCGACTGGACCATCGGCCATGTCCATGCCGGGGCGCTCGGATGGAACGGGATGATTTCCTTCGCCGCCATCTACTATCTGGCTCCACGCCTGTGGAACCGTGAACGGCTCTACAGCCTGCGGATGGTCAACTGGCACTTCTGGCTCGCCACTCTGGGAATCGTCTTTTACGCCGCTTCCATGTGGGTCGCCGGCGTGACCCAGGGGCTGATGTGGCGCGAATATGGCACCGACGGTTATCTGGTGAACAGCTTCGTCGATACCGTGGTGGCCCTTCACCCCATGTATCTGCTGCGCGCCTTCGGCGGCGGGCTCTATCTCGCGGGCGGGGTGATCATGGTCATCAATGTCTGGCGCACGATCCAGGGCCGCCAGCGTGACGAGGCCCCGATGTCCACCGCCCCCTATGACGCGGCCGCCGATCGCCCGATCGCGCCTGCTCCAGCCGAATAA
- a CDS encoding LysE family translocator: protein MEPALIAPLMLYSFVCSATPGPNNIMLASSGLAFGLRRTVPHMLGICFGCAAMLGLSGLGLGAAFEAWPALRWAIRIAGAAYLVWLAVVLWHSDGVTQSGKAQPFGFWQAAAFQFVNPKVWVITMPAIATFTVPGRPLGLQLVMLVAVFTAVGLPSIAVWAAFGAGARGLLTNPRAMAMFVKAMAVLTGLTALLFLA from the coding sequence ATGGAACCTGCGCTGATTGCCCCGCTGATGCTGTACAGCTTCGTCTGTTCGGCGACGCCGGGGCCGAACAATATCATGCTTGCTTCCTCCGGCCTTGCTTTCGGGCTTCGCCGGACGGTGCCCCATATGTTGGGCATCTGCTTCGGCTGCGCGGCGATGCTGGGGCTGAGCGGGCTGGGGCTGGGCGCCGCGTTCGAAGCCTGGCCTGCCCTGCGCTGGGCAATCAGGATCGCGGGCGCGGCCTATCTGGTGTGGCTGGCGGTTGTCCTGTGGCATTCCGACGGGGTGACGCAATCGGGCAAGGCGCAGCCGTTCGGCTTTTGGCAGGCGGCGGCGTTCCAGTTCGTCAATCCCAAGGTCTGGGTCATCACCATGCCCGCCATTGCCACTTTCACCGTGCCGGGGCGGCCGCTGGGCCTGCAATTGGTCATGCTGGTGGCGGTGTTCACGGCGGTTGGCCTGCCCTCCATCGCCGTCTGGGCAGCGTTCGGGGCAGGGGCCCGCGGCTTGCTCACCAACCCGCGCGCCATGGCGATGTTCGTGAAAGCGATGGCCGTGCTCACCGGGCTGACCGCCCTGTTGTTTCTCGCCTGA
- a CDS encoding OmpW family outer membrane protein, which translates to MHKVAAIATLAVAVAFGLPAQAASPEGKIQIKVLGTAVLPDGKLDKVKFAVPAVAAALPANVETQANDNVVPTVAIEYFVSPNVSLETICCVTQHDIDGKGSLAGAELIANAKIVPATLTAKYHFNAGGVKPYLGAGPAYFIFIDEKSGATARALGATRNRINDSLGVALQAGIDIPLNASGMALSLDAKRYFMKVDAKWYDASGAKVLHTRNTLDPWVLSVGLAWRF; encoded by the coding sequence ATGCATAAAGTTGCCGCCATTGCGACGCTGGCCGTGGCCGTTGCTTTCGGTCTCCCGGCTCAGGCCGCCAGCCCTGAAGGCAAAATCCAGATCAAGGTGCTGGGCACCGCGGTCCTGCCCGATGGCAAGCTCGACAAGGTCAAATTCGCGGTTCCCGCCGTTGCCGCGGCGTTACCGGCGAATGTGGAAACCCAGGCGAACGACAATGTCGTGCCCACTGTGGCAATCGAGTATTTTGTCTCGCCCAATGTTTCTCTGGAAACGATTTGCTGTGTCACTCAGCACGATATCGACGGCAAGGGCAGCCTGGCCGGGGCGGAACTGATCGCCAACGCCAAGATCGTTCCGGCGACGCTGACGGCGAAGTATCATTTCAACGCCGGGGGCGTGAAACCCTATCTGGGCGCGGGCCCCGCCTATTTCATTTTTATCGATGAGAAGTCCGGCGCGACAGCGCGGGCGCTGGGCGCGACGCGCAACAGGATCAACGACAGCCTCGGCGTTGCCCTGCAGGCGGGCATCGACATTCCGCTCAACGCATCGGGCATGGCCTTGAGCCTGGATGCCAAGCGTTACTTCATGAAAGTCGACGCGAAATGGTACGACGCCAGCGGCGCGAAAGTGCTCCACACCAGAAACACGCTCGATCCGTGGGTGTTGAGCGTCGGATTGGCATGGCGCTTCTGA
- a CDS encoding nuclear transport factor 2 family protein — MNRVEMEHFARLWIGHWNARDIDAVLDTYVDEARFISPLAAQVTGSPVIEGKAALRRYWTRALEQTESLHFALIDAICDLERQTLVVQYRAERNGQVSRAAEAMRFKGRWQVEGEALYGAPL; from the coding sequence ATGAACCGCGTGGAAATGGAACATTTCGCCCGCCTGTGGATCGGGCACTGGAATGCGCGCGATATCGATGCTGTGCTCGATACCTATGTGGACGAAGCGCGCTTCATCAGCCCGCTCGCCGCGCAAGTGACGGGTTCGCCTGTCATCGAGGGCAAGGCCGCCCTGCGCCGGTACTGGACCAGGGCGCTGGAGCAGACCGAGAGCCTGCATTTTGCGTTGATCGACGCGATCTGCGATCTCGAACGGCAGACGCTCGTCGTCCAGTATCGTGCGGAGCGGAACGGGCAGGTCAGCCGCGCGGCCGAAGCGATGCGCTTTAAAGGGCGCTGGCAGGTGGAAGGCGAAGCGCTCTACGGAGCGCCGCTCTGA
- a CDS encoding MarR family transcriptional regulator has translation MAPHKLAEQGIVFGEAPLSVTERVAQMIMSLRRNPHNRAIQRYIYLVGDHELTPVQVDILETVVDQPGQRMTELARNLGVDASTLSRTIRPLIKLCLIERCQDEKDKRLTILTPTPEGLKQAHLISHSRRAMMFAVQGHLPDDRLALFADLLEEYIDAVNTEGSKILKSGKKPRARAGGVRQPQHG, from the coding sequence GTGGCGCCGCATAAACTTGCAGAACAGGGCATCGTCTTCGGGGAAGCCCCCTTGTCGGTGACCGAACGGGTCGCGCAGATGATCATGTCCTTGCGCCGAAATCCCCACAATCGCGCTATTCAACGATATATCTATCTGGTGGGCGATCATGAACTGACACCGGTTCAGGTCGATATATTGGAAACGGTGGTGGACCAGCCCGGACAAAGGATGACCGAACTGGCACGCAACCTCGGCGTTGATGCTTCAACTCTCAGCAGAACCATTCGCCCGCTTATCAAACTGTGCCTGATCGAACGCTGCCAGGACGAAAAGGACAAGCGCCTCACGATTCTCACCCCCACACCGGAAGGGCTGAAACAGGCGCATCTGATTTCCCATTCGCGCCGGGCGATGATGTTCGCCGTGCAGGGCCATCTGCCGGATGACAGGCTCGCGCTGTTTGCGGATTTGCTGGAAGAATATATCGACGCAGTGAATACCGAAGGGAGCAAGATTCTGAAATCGGGCAAGAAGCCTCGGGCCAGAGCCGGCGGCGTTCGCCAGCCCCAGCATGGATGA